The Pleuronectes platessa chromosome 13, fPlePla1.1, whole genome shotgun sequence genome includes a window with the following:
- the LOC128454911 gene encoding protein crumbs homolog 1 translates to MLRYSVHVWTLCLLYAGSSSEDTNRCELQPCQNGGMCESHYGGFRCLCSQQSQNGRLYGGETCTIALSGCDDHRCENGGICSPLLVNEQHTYTCICLPGFTGSKCETPTAFSFESRGYMYIETQHYDPAAPVNVTFSFKTERAVGTLLQRRVDDLLFSVELMDGHLRLLSQSGHGLSTLVQELPEYLSDNKWHTAEASLGDVVSLLRLLCTEGDCTRHSSTEAQLFDESSGLLEPGTVNRNLFIGAAVGSWGLDRAVANHPAAFLGCFRDVLVDSHLVLPVVVPEDSDAQANVTVGCSDKDKCDSSPCQNRGRCVSQGWRSYMCECLRPYEGNNCAEEYITARFGNKDEGSYSVFSFDDDPGDPVTISMFIRTRQSSGLLLVLANSTSQYLRLWLEEGRVKAQVNNFETLVGPRAVSDGHFHLVTVKLDGTAASLFQSAQDQASMPIRHIHAHSGDLVFIGGLPDSRASASFGGYFKGCVQDLRINRKRLQFHPIETVVESYNLEKLVNVAQGCSSDDACAVKPCLNGGMCYSMWDDFICNCPPNTAGQRCEEVKWCELSPCPTGAVCLPHSQGFECLANVTFRADSSILQYQSKGKIRRSLTSVYLSLRTRQSAATILRAQRGSDYLIVSLQDSHLVMEIKAGDDQVTVRSQGAISDGAWRTVELSKTLPTSRWIMDVDGSQKQPSMSETAAGNLDFLREGADIFLGGLGGLDAGVKFSGCVGSVEIGGLLLPFYLDTELNLPRPQEEQFVRVNDNAALQHGCWGASVCAPSPCQNQGVCEDVFDLHHCTCPSEWTGPLCEQSTDNCISGPCIHGHCTNSPGGFKCVCELGYSGEQCEFEVDMCENNNCSKGATCLKGFQSYACLCPQNLTGLYCDGSVPEIPWYIETFPLPQLPTSTCMGSRWKYRCFNGGNCSEVDNACYCLPGFTGQWCQKDVDECASSPCMNGGFCVNYVNSFECVCDMNYSGIHCQMDVSDFYLYLFLGVWQNLFQLMSYLLIRLDDEPEVEWIFQFYE, encoded by the exons ATGTTGAGATACAGCGTGCATGTGTGGACTTTATGTTTGCTTTATGCAG GCTCATCTAGTGAGGACACCAACAGATGTGAACTGCAGCCATGTCAAAATGGTGGCATGTGTGAGAGCCACTATGGGGGATTCAGATGCCTTTGCTCCCAACAGAGCCAAAATGGGCGCCTGTATGGGGGTGAGACCTGCACAATTGCCCTTTCAGGCTGTGATGACCACCGGTGTGAGAATGGAGGAATATGCTCTCCTTTACTTGTAAATGAGCAGCACACGTACACATGCATCTGCCTTCCTGGCTTCACAGGCTCAAAATGCGAGACCCCCACGGCCTTCTCATTTGAGTCCAGAGGCTACATGTACATAGAGACACAGCATTATGACCCAGCGGCTCCTGTTAATGTCACATTCAGCTTCAAGACGGAAAGAGCAGTCGGTACTCTGTTGCAGCGCCGAGTGGACGACCTGCTCTTCAGCGTCGAGCTGATGGACGGACATCTCCGGCTCCTCAGCCAGAGCGGCCACGGCCTTAGCACTCTGGTCCAAGAGCTCCCTGAATACTTGTCAGACAACAAGTGGCACACTGCGGAAGCATCACTAGGCGATGTGGTCAGCCTCCTCCGGCTGCTCTGCACTGAAGGAGACTGCACCAGACACTCCAGCACGGAAGCCCAGCTGTTTGACGAATCCTCTGGTCTCCTCGAGCCAGGGACAGTTAATCGAAACCTCTTCATAGGAGCGGCCGTGGGCAGCTGGGGTTTGGACAGAGCTGTGGCAAACCACCCGGCCGCTTTTCTAGGCTGCTTCCGGGATGTGCTTGTTGATTCACACCTGGTGCTGCCAGTTGTAGTGCCAGAAGATTCAGATGCCCAGGCGAACGTCACTGTGGGATGCAGCGACAAAGACAAGTGCGACAGCAGCCCGTGTCAGAACCGAGGCCGCTGTGTGAGCCAGGGCTGGAGGAGCTACATGTGTGAGTGCCTCAGGCCATATGAGGGAAACAACTGTGCAGAGG AGTACATCACTGCCAGGTTTGGAAACAAGGACGAGGGGAGTTACTCTGTCTTCTCCTTCGATGATGACCCGGGTGATCCCGTAACTATATCCATGTTCATTCGCACCAGACAGTCCAGCGGCCTGCTCCTCGTCCTGGCCAACAGCACCAGCCAGTACCTCCGCCTGTGGCTGGAGGAGGGCAGGGTCAAGGCCCAGGTCAACAACTTTGAGACCCTTGTTGGTCCCAGGGCTGTCAGTGACGGCCATTTCCACCTTGTGACTGTGAAGCTGGATGGAACGGCTGCCAGCTTGTTCCAGTCAGCCCAAGACCAGGCCTCTATGCCCATCAGGCACATTCACGCCCACTCAGGGGATTTGGTTTTCATCGGAGGGCTTCCAGACTCAAGGGCTTCTGCCTCGTTTGGTGGCTATTTTAAGGGCTGTGTCCAGGATCTGAGGATTAACAGGAAACGACTGCAGTTCCATCCCATAGAAACTGTGGTGGAATCTTACAACCTGGAGAAACTCGTCAATGTCGCACAAGGATGCAGCAGTGACGACGCCTGTGCT GTCAAGCCCTGTCTCAACGGGGGAATGTGTTACTCCATGTGGGACGACTTCATCTGTAACTGCCCCCCCAACACCGCAGGGCAGCGCTGTGAGGAGGTTAAGTGGTGTGAGCTCTCTCCCTGTCCCACCGGTGCTGTTTGTCTGCCACACTCCCAGGGCTTTGAGT GTTTGGCTAATGTGACATTTCGGGCTGACAGCAGCATTTTGCAGTACCAGAGCAAGGGAAAGATTAGACGCAGCCTCACGAGTGTGTACCTCAGCCTCCGCACAAGACAGTCCGCTGCCACCATACTGCGTGCACAAAGGGGCTCAGACTACCTCATCGTGTCCCTCCAGGACTCTCATTTGGTCATGGAGATCAAGGCTGGGGACGACCAGGTAACCGTTCGAAGCCAGGGTGCAATCAGTGATGGAGCGTGGCGCACAGTGGAGCTCAGCAAGACACTCCCAACCTCCAGGTGGATCATGGatgtggatgggagccagaagCAGCCAAGCATGTCCGAAACAGCTGCGGGGAATCTGGATTTCCTCAGGGAGGGAGCAGACATTTTTCTCGGGGGACTCGGGGGACTGGATGCCGGAGTGAAGTTCTCTGGCTGTGTGGGCTCTGTGGAGATCGGAGGCCTTCTTCTCCCTTTCTACCTGGACACGGAGTTGAACCTGCCCAGACCCCAGGAGGAGCAGTTTGTGAGGGTAAATGACAACGCTGCCCTGCAACACGGCTGCTGGGgagccagtgtgtgtgcaccCAGCCCTTGTCAGAACCAGGGCGTGTGCGAGGATGTCTTTGACCTGCACCACTGCACCTGCCCCTCCGAGTGGACAGGGCCGCTGTGTGAACAGTCGACAGACAATTGCATCTCCGGCCCCTGCATCCATGGCCACTGCACCAACTCCCCCGgggggtttaagtgtgtgtgtgagctcggTTACAGCGGTGAACAGTGTGAGTTTGAAGTGGacatgtgtgaaaacaacaactGCAGCAAGGGTGCCACTTGCCTCAAAGGCTTCCAGAGCTACGCTTGCCTCTGCCCTCAAAATCTGACAGGCCTGTACTGCGA TGGCAGCGTTCCTGAAATCCCCTGGTACATCGAGACATTTCC ACTTCCTCAGCTGCCTACATCTACATGCATGGGTTCAAGATGGAAGTACAGATGCTTTAACGGAGGGAACTGCTCTGAAGTAGACAACGCCTGTTACTGCCTGCCTGGTTTCACGGGACAGTG GTGTCAGAAGGATGTAGATGAATGTGCCTCGAGCCCGTGCATGAACGGAGGCTTCTGTGTCAACTACGTGAACagttttgagtgtgtgtgtgacatgaatTACTCAGGGATACACTGCCAAATGGACGTCAGCGACTTCTACTTGTACCTCTTCCTGGGCGTGTGGCAGAACCTGTTCCAGCTTATGTCCTACCTCTTGATACGCCTCGATGATGAGCCGGAAGTCGAGTGGATATTCCAATTCTATGAATAG